From the Bacillus sp. FJAT-22090 genome, the window TTTTGAGATAACATAATTTACACGTCCTTTTATTTTATTTACAAATACAGAGTACTCCTAGCCATTTTTTAAAGCAATATTTAAAATACATCTTTAAAGTAGATGTAATATTTCAGACACATTTCTTTCACGATTCAGACATAGTCGTTTATAATGATTAGTAGAATGGCGGTGGAAAAATGAGATTGACTATGTATACAGATTTCTCACTTCGTGTGTTAATATACTTGGGAACCAAAAATAGAGATGAACTTTCTACAATACAAGAAATATCCACTGCTTATGGAATATCAAAGAATCACTTGATGAAGGTGACTTATGAATTAGGGAAACTTGGTTATATAGAAACAATCCGTGGCCGAGGTGGTGGAATTCGGTTGGCAATGGAGCCGGAAAATATCAATATAGGACAAGTTGTAAGGAATACAGAAGATGATTTCCATCTCGTTGAATGCTTCGATTGTCATTCGAACTCCTGCGTAATTACGCCGGTTTGTGGACTAAAAGGTGCATTAAATAGGGCTTTGCAAGCTTATTTTAAAGTGCTGGACGAATATACATTGGCAGATTTTTTACTTCAAAAACATTTGTTAGCAAATTTACTTTTTAAAGAGCAACAGGATATATGATAAAATAAGTTCGGAATTGATTTTTAGGAGGATTATTCATGGAAAAAGTATTAGTTTTTGGTCATAAAAACCCTGATACAGACACA encodes:
- a CDS encoding Rrf2 family transcriptional regulator encodes the protein MRLTMYTDFSLRVLIYLGTKNRDELSTIQEISTAYGISKNHLMKVTYELGKLGYIETIRGRGGGIRLAMEPENINIGQVVRNTEDDFHLVECFDCHSNSCVITPVCGLKGALNRALQAYFKVLDEYTLADFLLQKHLLANLLFKEQQDI